In one window of Pseudodesulfovibrio sediminis DNA:
- a CDS encoding efflux RND transporter periplasmic adaptor subunit yields MMKKALMILLLVWVLSLSACGSDPVSTGTKHSTFTPSSTVVAERAILPRLYDAVGTVQAKTDVRVEAMVTGRVLKVLVRPGDKVAAGDDLVVLDSRASKSRLERSRQAKSSAASMVSQAESVLAAAQAAYAKADTTYQRMSTLHDQKVVTAEEVEKAESAFLQAKAHLSQAKQGVAAAQARTREAGEVVQEAEIGLGYTTIMAQDSGEVAKRLVDPGDLAFPGKELLTLHTGGSLHLEAMVRESLIGKVKLGDSMIVQVTALGNDPLSGTVEEIEPLADPVTRSFMVKVRLPEVPGLYPGMFGRLMVPLGEVESVLVLEAAVMRVGQLETVMVQTEQEWQPVHVRTGKVYGDRVEVLSGLSGGEVVGLAGPVEGGQQ; encoded by the coding sequence CGTATCAACAGGTACAAAGCACTCCACCTTTACGCCCTCGTCCACTGTTGTGGCAGAGCGGGCCATCCTGCCGCGTCTCTATGACGCCGTGGGTACGGTGCAGGCCAAGACCGATGTTCGCGTGGAAGCGATGGTCACGGGTCGGGTGCTCAAGGTGCTGGTCAGGCCCGGAGACAAGGTCGCGGCCGGTGATGATCTCGTGGTGCTCGACAGCCGGGCATCCAAGTCTCGGCTTGAACGCTCGCGTCAGGCCAAATCCTCGGCGGCGAGCATGGTCAGCCAGGCCGAAAGCGTGCTTGCTGCCGCCCAGGCCGCCTACGCCAAGGCCGACACCACCTACCAACGCATGAGCACACTGCACGATCAGAAAGTGGTCACCGCAGAAGAAGTCGAAAAAGCCGAGTCCGCATTTCTGCAGGCCAAGGCGCATCTCAGCCAGGCCAAACAGGGCGTGGCCGCTGCTCAGGCCCGCACTCGCGAGGCAGGGGAAGTGGTTCAGGAAGCCGAAATCGGGCTTGGATACACCACCATCATGGCGCAGGATTCGGGCGAGGTGGCCAAGCGACTGGTCGACCCCGGAGATCTGGCGTTTCCGGGCAAGGAGTTGCTCACCCTGCATACCGGAGGCTCTCTGCATCTGGAGGCCATGGTCCGTGAATCTCTCATCGGTAAGGTCAAACTCGGTGACTCCATGATTGTTCAGGTCACCGCACTGGGCAACGACCCTCTCTCCGGCACGGTGGAGGAGATCGAGCCGTTGGCCGATCCCGTGACCCGTTCCTTTATGGTCAAGGTTCGTCTGCCCGAAGTCCCGGGCCTGTATCCCGGCATGTTCGGGCGGCTTATGGTGCCGCTGGGTGAGGTGGAGAGTGTTCTGGTGCTCGAGGCCGCCGTCATGCGCGTGGGGCAGCTTGAGACCGTCATGGTGCAGACGGAGCAGGAGTGGCAGCCTGTGCATGTGCGGACAGGCAAGGTGTACGGCGACCGTGTGGAAGTGCTGTCCGGTCTGTCCGGCGGCGAAGTCGTGGGGCTTGCAGGGCCGGTTGAGGGAGGCCAGCAATGA